A genomic stretch from Marinimicrobium sp. C6131 includes:
- the ftsE gene encoding cell division ATP-binding protein FtsE produces the protein MIRFDNVSKRYGSGQDALSRVSFDVARGEMLFLTGHSGAGKSTLMKLIMLMERPTQGQVFIDDRNLNRLSRRHIPYFRRKVGVVFQNHQLLFDRTVFDNVALPLQIAGYQASEVGRRVRAALDKVGLLSKERHNPIMLSGGEQQRVGIARAVVNKPPLLLADEPTGNLDPELSADIMNLFEQFNEVGVTVMIASHDLALLKRMNKRVLGLSGGQVAHDGVLP, from the coding sequence GTGATTCGGTTCGACAACGTCAGCAAACGCTACGGCAGCGGCCAGGATGCGCTCTCCCGGGTCAGCTTCGACGTGGCCCGGGGGGAGATGCTTTTTCTCACCGGCCATTCCGGGGCCGGTAAAAGTACCCTGATGAAGCTGATTATGCTGATGGAACGTCCCACCCAGGGGCAGGTGTTCATCGATGATCGCAACCTCAACCGGTTATCTCGCCGGCACATTCCCTACTTCCGTCGCAAGGTGGGCGTGGTCTTTCAGAACCACCAGTTGCTGTTCGATCGCACGGTGTTCGACAACGTCGCCCTGCCCCTGCAGATTGCCGGCTACCAGGCCTCGGAAGTCGGCCGTCGGGTGCGTGCGGCGCTGGACAAGGTGGGGCTGCTCAGCAAGGAGCGGCACAACCCGATCATGCTCTCCGGCGGTGAACAACAGCGGGTGGGCATTGCCCGGGCCGTGGTCAACAAGCCGCCGCTGCTGCTGGCGGATGAGCCGACCGGTAACCTGGACCCGGAGCTGTCCGCGGACATCATGAACCTGTTCGAGCAGTTCAACGAGGTGGGCGTCACGGTGATGATCGCCAGTCACGACCTGGCCCTGCTCAAGCGCATGAACAAACGGGTGCTCGGCCTCTCCGGCGGTCAGGTGGCCCACGATGGAGTCCTGCCGTGA
- the trmB gene encoding tRNA (guanosine(46)-N7)-methyltransferase TrmB translates to MRPEYKPKAIRSYVIRAGRITEGQRAAFDDCWPRYGLSLHDGRLDLEATFGRVAPRVLEIGFGMGDSLLAMAQREPDKDFIGIEVHPPGVGRLIKGASDAGLDNLRVYMADAIDVLDDCIPEGSIDRFQLYFPDPWHKKKHHKRRIVQPVFVEKVRTRLKPGGVFHLATDWQNYAEHMQVVMEAAPGFTNAVAPGQYAERPDYRPITKFEQRGARLGHGVWDLLYRASASE, encoded by the coding sequence ATTCGCCCGGAGTACAAGCCAAAGGCCATTCGAAGCTACGTGATCCGCGCCGGGCGCATTACCGAGGGACAACGAGCGGCGTTCGACGATTGCTGGCCCCGTTACGGGCTCAGTCTTCATGACGGGCGGCTGGACCTGGAGGCCACCTTTGGCCGGGTGGCCCCTCGGGTGCTGGAAATCGGTTTTGGTATGGGCGACTCCCTGCTGGCCATGGCGCAGCGGGAGCCGGACAAGGACTTTATCGGCATTGAAGTGCATCCGCCCGGCGTGGGCCGACTGATCAAGGGCGCCTCCGACGCTGGACTGGATAACCTTCGCGTGTATATGGCGGACGCCATTGATGTTCTGGATGACTGTATCCCGGAGGGCAGCATCGATCGCTTTCAGCTGTATTTCCCCGATCCTTGGCACAAAAAGAAACATCATAAGCGGCGCATCGTACAGCCGGTCTTTGTCGAAAAGGTGCGCACCAGGCTCAAGCCCGGCGGTGTTTTTCACCTGGCGACGGACTGGCAGAATTACGCCGAGCATATGCAGGTGGTGATGGAGGCGGCTCCGGGATTCACCAATGCGGTGGCGCCGGGGCAATACGCGGAGCGTCCCGACTACCGTCCGATCACCAAATTTGAGCAGCGAGGTGCCCGTCTGGGGCACGGCGTGTGGGACTTGCTGTACCGGGCCTCGGCCTCTGAGTAG
- the rpoH gene encoding RNA polymerase sigma factor RpoH has product MSTGLMPAGVLSPGGNLNAYVQAVSAFPVLAAEEERKLAEDLYYNGNLEAARHLVMSHLRFVVHIARSYNGYGLPLGDLIQEGNVGLMKAVKRFNPEKGVRLVSFAVHWIKAEIHEFILRNWRIVKVATTKAQRKLFFNLRGAKKRLAWLNNDEAEAVAEDLGVDVKHVREMEGRLSSYDAAFDAGEEDDDDSHYVAPVHYLEDKRYDPATQLEDANWEENSVNNLEKALETLDDRSRAILQRRWLSESKATLHELADEYGVSAERIRQLEKNAMKKVKTAILAA; this is encoded by the coding sequence ATGAGCACTGGCCTGATGCCGGCCGGGGTACTTTCCCCCGGTGGAAACCTAAATGCCTACGTTCAGGCCGTCAGCGCCTTCCCGGTTTTGGCCGCGGAAGAGGAACGGAAGCTGGCGGAGGACCTGTACTACAATGGCAACCTCGAAGCGGCGCGTCATCTCGTGATGTCGCACCTGCGCTTTGTGGTACACATCGCTCGCTCTTACAACGGTTACGGCCTGCCCCTGGGTGATCTGATCCAGGAGGGCAACGTCGGTCTGATGAAGGCGGTCAAGCGCTTCAACCCGGAGAAGGGCGTGCGTCTGGTGTCCTTTGCGGTGCACTGGATCAAAGCGGAGATTCACGAATTTATTCTGCGCAACTGGCGCATTGTGAAAGTGGCTACCACCAAGGCCCAGCGCAAACTGTTCTTCAACCTGCGCGGTGCCAAGAAGCGCCTGGCGTGGCTGAACAACGATGAAGCTGAAGCGGTGGCCGAGGATCTGGGCGTCGACGTCAAGCACGTGCGTGAGATGGAAGGACGTCTTTCCTCTTACGATGCGGCCTTCGATGCCGGTGAAGAGGACGATGACGACAGCCATTACGTGGCCCCGGTCCACTACCTTGAGGACAAGCGGTACGACCCCGCCACCCAGTTGGAAGACGCCAATTGGGAGGAAAACAGCGTCAACAACCTGGAGAAGGCGCTGGAAACTCTGGATGATCGCAGCCGGGCGATTCTGCAGCGCCGCTGGCTGAGCGAAAGCAAGGCGACCCTGCACGAGCTGGCCGATGAGTACGGTGTATCCGCCGAGCGCATCCGTCAGTTGGAAAAGAATGCCATGAAGAAGGTGAAAACTGCCATACTGGCTGCCTGA
- a CDS encoding DUF423 domain-containing protein, which yields MAAVFLVLAALFGLLSVMLGAFAAHGLKARLTAPALSAFETGVQYQMYHALALLAVVALLRWFGPTLSLLTAGWAFVLGVLLFSGSLYGLALGGPRWLGPVTPLGGLCFMAGWVLLLAVGIRALRA from the coding sequence ATGGCGGCTGTGTTTTTGGTGTTGGCCGCGCTGTTTGGCCTGTTATCGGTCATGCTCGGCGCCTTTGCCGCCCACGGGCTGAAAGCCAGGCTGACGGCACCCGCCCTGTCCGCGTTTGAGACCGGGGTTCAGTATCAGATGTACCACGCCCTGGCGCTGCTGGCGGTGGTTGCACTGCTGCGCTGGTTCGGTCCGACGCTCTCCCTGCTGACCGCCGGTTGGGCCTTTGTCCTGGGGGTGTTGCTGTTCTCCGGTAGCCTCTACGGGCTGGCTCTGGGGGGGCCGCGCTGGTTGGGACCGGTGACGCCGCTGGGCGGCTTGTGCTTTATGGCGGGCTGGGTCCTGTTGCTGGCGGTGGGCATCCGGGCCCTGAGAGCCTGA
- the gspE gene encoding type II secretion system ATPase GspE, giving the protein MLEEYEENNAPPGLPEEEEVQAASAGDDAAHARLPFSFASNHGVMLDEEESDATLLYRPGLNLNVLLELQRYLGTEFRLKEIPTEDFQRRLTQVYQSGDGAAQQAAEDLGAEYDLSSMAEDLADRTDLLAGNDDAPIIRLINAILSQAVREGASDIHLEPFEDRVSVRFRIDGVLSEILSPKAELAPVLVSRLKVMARLDIAEKRLPQDGRITVRLAGHAVDIRVSTIPSAHGERIVLRLLDQAAGQLTLDQLAMPPFVRDRLAKALLKPHGIILVTGPTGSGKTTTLYAGLSHINTRSRNILTIEDPVEYLLPGIGQTQVNSKVDMTFARGLRAILRQDPDVVMVGEIRDGETAEIAIQASLTGHLVLSTLHTNTAIGAVMRLKDMGVEPFLLASSLEVVMAQRLVRKLCQACREPHQADQAERELMNLPEGATLYKPVGCKQCNNMGYRGRKGIYELIEINERMRHLIHEQAGEHELIAEARKNSPSISDDGRQCVLDGVTSLEEVLRVTTAS; this is encoded by the coding sequence ATGCTGGAAGAGTATGAGGAGAACAACGCTCCCCCGGGGTTACCGGAGGAAGAGGAAGTTCAGGCTGCCAGCGCTGGCGACGACGCGGCCCATGCCCGTCTGCCGTTCTCCTTTGCGTCCAATCACGGGGTGATGTTGGACGAAGAGGAAAGCGACGCTACCCTGCTCTATCGCCCCGGACTCAATCTCAACGTATTGCTGGAGTTACAGCGTTACCTCGGGACCGAGTTTCGCCTGAAAGAAATTCCGACCGAAGATTTTCAACGGCGCCTGACCCAGGTCTATCAGAGTGGCGATGGCGCCGCCCAGCAGGCGGCCGAAGATCTGGGGGCCGAGTACGACCTGTCCTCCATGGCCGAGGATCTCGCGGACCGGACGGACCTGCTGGCGGGCAATGATGACGCTCCGATTATCCGCCTGATCAACGCCATTCTGTCCCAGGCGGTGCGCGAGGGCGCTTCGGATATTCACCTGGAGCCTTTTGAAGATCGGGTGTCGGTGCGCTTCCGCATCGATGGGGTGCTGAGCGAGATCCTGTCGCCCAAAGCCGAGCTGGCACCGGTGCTGGTATCGCGCCTGAAAGTGATGGCGCGCCTGGATATTGCCGAAAAGCGACTGCCTCAGGACGGCCGGATCACCGTGCGCCTGGCGGGTCACGCCGTGGACATCCGCGTGTCCACCATTCCCTCGGCCCACGGTGAGCGTATTGTATTGCGTCTGCTCGATCAGGCGGCGGGGCAACTGACCCTGGACCAGCTGGCCATGCCGCCCTTTGTGCGCGACCGGCTGGCCAAGGCCCTGCTCAAGCCCCACGGCATCATTCTGGTGACCGGCCCGACCGGTTCGGGTAAAACCACCACCCTGTATGCGGGCCTGAGCCACATCAACACCCGCAGCCGTAATATCCTGACCATTGAGGACCCGGTGGAATACCTCTTGCCGGGAATCGGCCAGACCCAGGTCAATTCCAAGGTCGACATGACCTTTGCCCGCGGGCTGCGCGCGATTCTGCGCCAGGACCCGGACGTGGTAATGGTGGGTGAAATCCGCGATGGCGAGACCGCCGAAATCGCCATTCAGGCCAGTCTGACCGGTCACCTGGTGCTCTCCACCCTGCACACCAACACCGCCATCGGCGCGGTCATGCGCCTGAAAGACATGGGGGTTGAGCCCTTCCTGCTGGCCTCCAGCCTCGAAGTGGTCATGGCCCAACGTCTGGTGCGCAAGCTCTGCCAGGCCTGCCGGGAGCCCCATCAGGCCGATCAGGCCGAGCGGGAACTGATGAATCTGCCGGAGGGGGCCACCCTCTACAAACCGGTGGGCTGCAAGCAGTGCAACAACATGGGTTATCGGGGCCGTAAAGGGATCTACGAGCTGATTGAAATCAATGAGCGGATGCGTCACTTGATCCACGAGCAGGCCGGTGAACACGAACTGATCGCCGAGGCGCGCAAAAACAGTCCGTCCATCAGTGATGATGGTCGCCAGTGCGTGCTCGACGGGGTGACCAGCCTGGAGGAAGTGCTCCGGGTCACCACCGCCAGCTAG
- the ftsX gene encoding permease-like cell division protein FtsX: MSPRRPTARKTAAPAAKPRSQGASQSRTRLTDRLDSWQAHHSTTAVESLQRLFRTPLQSLLTWLVVAVAVALPAALYLVLSNVQNLGYSWQDSGQMSVFLVRDSRPEAIEALRTSLNEDARVDQVEHVPPSAALEEFKSYSGLGRVLEGLDENPLPDVLLVRPATNDPEALTGLRDHLSGQAIVAEARLDMAWVKRLQEMMVLGQRVVLALATLLALGVLLAVGNTIRLAIENRRDEILVVKLVGGTDAFVRRPFLYTGFWYGLGGGILALVLLALGLWWLSGPVARLADLYQSDFRLRGLDLTQSLQLVLLSGLLGLVGAWLAVARHLIQIEPR, from the coding sequence GTGAGCCCCCGCCGCCCCACCGCCCGTAAAACCGCCGCTCCGGCGGCGAAGCCCCGCAGCCAGGGCGCGAGCCAGAGTCGCACCCGCCTGACCGACCGGCTGGATTCCTGGCAGGCCCACCACAGCACCACCGCGGTGGAGAGTCTGCAGCGGCTGTTTCGCACACCCCTGCAGAGCCTGCTCACCTGGCTGGTGGTGGCCGTCGCCGTGGCCCTGCCTGCCGCGCTGTATCTGGTGCTGAGCAACGTCCAGAATCTGGGCTACAGCTGGCAGGATTCCGGACAGATGTCGGTGTTTCTGGTGCGGGATTCCCGTCCGGAGGCGATTGAAGCGCTGCGTACTTCCCTGAACGAGGATGCGCGGGTGGACCAGGTGGAGCATGTGCCGCCCAGTGCCGCATTGGAGGAGTTCAAGTCCTATTCCGGCCTCGGCCGGGTGCTGGAGGGGCTGGATGAGAACCCATTGCCGGATGTGCTATTGGTGCGTCCGGCCACCAATGACCCGGAGGCGCTCACCGGGCTGCGGGATCACCTGTCCGGGCAGGCCATCGTGGCCGAGGCGCGTCTGGATATGGCCTGGGTCAAACGCCTGCAGGAAATGATGGTGCTCGGCCAGCGGGTGGTCCTGGCGTTGGCGACGCTCCTGGCTCTGGGGGTGTTGCTGGCGGTGGGCAATACCATCCGCCTGGCCATCGAGAACCGCCGGGATGAGATTCTGGTGGTCAAGCTGGTGGGCGGCACCGATGCCTTCGTGCGTCGTCCCTTCCTGTATACCGGCTTCTGGTATGGCCTCGGTGGCGGCATTCTGGCGCTGGTGTTGTTGGCGCTGGGGTTGTGGTGGCTGTCCGGTCCGGTGGCCCGATTGGCGGACCTGTATCAGAGTGATTTTCGCCTTCGGGGGCTGGATTTGACCCAGAGCCTCCAACTGGTGCTGCTCTCCGGCCTGCTGGGGTTGGTGGGTGCCTGGCTCGCAGTGGCCCGGCATTTGATCCAGATCGAGCCGCGTTGA
- the gspC gene encoding type II secretion system protein GspC, whose product MSNTERQHNPSAPSVTDWRSERLAEWLRQGGVWLGRVPSGVWRFCAKFLIVLWLGHTLAQLLWALVPAPDIPKAQVAPNAVSSERSGGSARAVDIAALASLNIFGEATAEEEPGALEAAGPASGPSIEDQAVDTDLKLVLRGVMGSNDEKAARAIIADGKNQALYAPGDELPVRGNVTLEKVLPLRVILNNAGRYESLWLYTDDDWSSNLAASQPVPDTPGRSWEGDDEPVYDTPAETPDDTDTAPEEALEQAADEVAERVGSQSLSDVVSMSIHRENGQIVGYKIRPGRDRQLFDSLGLQADDVVKAVNGVELTSPQRVMEIYREMGDARSASLLIDRNGQEVSIDIELE is encoded by the coding sequence TTGTCGAACACAGAAAGGCAACACAATCCGTCGGCACCCTCAGTGACCGACTGGCGCAGTGAACGACTGGCCGAGTGGCTGCGTCAGGGTGGCGTATGGCTGGGGCGGGTGCCCTCCGGTGTCTGGCGTTTTTGTGCCAAATTTCTCATTGTCCTGTGGCTTGGCCACACCCTGGCCCAACTTCTGTGGGCGCTGGTGCCAGCACCGGATATCCCAAAGGCGCAAGTGGCACCGAATGCGGTGTCCTCCGAGCGCAGTGGTGGATCGGCCAGAGCCGTGGATATCGCGGCGCTGGCGTCACTCAATATTTTTGGTGAGGCCACGGCCGAGGAAGAGCCCGGTGCGCTTGAAGCTGCGGGTCCCGCGAGCGGCCCCAGTATTGAAGATCAGGCGGTGGATACCGATCTGAAGCTGGTGCTGCGCGGTGTGATGGGGAGTAATGACGAAAAGGCCGCGCGAGCCATTATTGCCGATGGCAAGAATCAGGCACTCTACGCCCCCGGCGATGAGTTGCCGGTTCGGGGTAATGTCACTCTGGAAAAAGTGTTGCCCTTGCGGGTCATTCTGAACAACGCCGGGCGGTACGAATCGCTGTGGCTTTATACCGACGACGACTGGAGCAGCAACCTTGCCGCCAGCCAGCCGGTTCCCGATACCCCCGGGCGCAGTTGGGAGGGCGATGATGAGCCGGTTTACGACACACCGGCAGAAACGCCCGACGATACCGACACTGCGCCGGAGGAAGCGCTGGAGCAGGCTGCGGATGAAGTTGCCGAGCGGGTGGGCAGCCAGTCCTTGTCCGATGTGGTCTCCATGAGCATTCACCGGGAAAACGGTCAGATTGTCGGGTACAAGATCCGTCCCGGCCGGGATCGACAACTGTTTGATTCACTTGGCCTGCAGGCCGACGACGTGGTCAAGGCGGTCAACGGAGTTGAACTCACCAGTCCGCAGCGCGTCATGGAAATTTATCGCGAAATGGGCGATGCCCGTTCCGCCAGCCTTCTGATTGACCGGAATGGCCAGGAAGTCTCAATCGACATCGAGCTCGAATAA
- a CDS encoding IS110 family transposase: MAKLTTIGIDLAKNEFAVYGLGPNGQCGWRRKLRRKQLLNQMAKLAPCKVAMEACASAHYWGRKLQALGHEVKLLPAQHVKAYLRGQKNDYNDAQAIAEACEHGRIRPVAIKSIEQQDEQMLHKLRRSVIAERTRMGNRLRGLLAEYGVIIPEGIAALRRELPLALEDAENELSPRARQLLHRQYQRFLEVEEELAWYDQEVKRQAKADEVCQRLDALPGVGPVVASQLKGWMGDGQQFGRGRDASAALGVIPRQNSTGGKEVLLGISKRGDPYVRAQVIHGARAVVSRADQKSDPLSRWIQRIKAERGFNKATVALANKLVRMAWVIIARGERYRPIEERMAG; this comes from the coding sequence ATGGCAAAGCTTACAACGATTGGCATTGACCTCGCAAAGAATGAGTTTGCAGTGTACGGACTGGGCCCGAATGGCCAGTGCGGGTGGAGGCGCAAATTGCGCCGCAAGCAACTGCTTAATCAGATGGCAAAGCTGGCCCCTTGCAAGGTAGCCATGGAAGCCTGCGCCAGCGCCCATTACTGGGGGCGCAAGCTACAGGCACTGGGGCACGAAGTGAAGCTGCTGCCGGCCCAGCATGTGAAGGCGTATCTGCGGGGCCAGAAGAACGACTACAACGATGCCCAGGCGATCGCCGAGGCCTGTGAGCACGGACGAATCCGCCCGGTGGCGATCAAGAGTATCGAGCAGCAGGATGAGCAGATGCTGCACAAGCTGCGCCGCAGCGTGATCGCTGAGCGCACCCGGATGGGCAACCGGCTGCGAGGCTTGCTCGCCGAGTACGGTGTCATCATCCCTGAGGGGATAGCGGCCCTGCGCCGGGAACTGCCCCTGGCGCTGGAGGATGCCGAGAACGAGTTGAGCCCACGGGCTCGGCAGTTGCTGCACCGTCAGTATCAGCGCTTCCTGGAGGTAGAAGAGGAGTTGGCCTGGTATGACCAGGAGGTGAAGCGACAGGCCAAAGCCGATGAGGTCTGCCAACGCCTGGATGCGCTGCCGGGTGTTGGCCCGGTGGTAGCCAGCCAGCTCAAAGGCTGGATGGGCGATGGCCAGCAGTTCGGCCGGGGGCGGGATGCCTCGGCGGCACTGGGGGTAATACCGAGACAGAACAGCACCGGTGGCAAGGAGGTCCTTCTGGGGATCAGCAAACGGGGTGATCCCTATGTGCGGGCGCAGGTGATCCACGGAGCTCGGGCGGTGGTGTCACGAGCGGACCAGAAAAGCGACCCGCTCAGCCGCTGGATCCAGCGCATCAAGGCCGAGCGGGGGTTCAACAAAGCCACCGTAGCGCTGGCCAACAAGTTAGTCCGCATGGCCTGGGTGATCATCGCCCGAGGCGAGCGGTACCGGCCGATCGAGGAGCGAATGGCCGGATAA
- the gspD gene encoding type II secretion system secretin GspD: protein MQRLAGTLAAALFCVSLNAWAQQTWTVNFKDTDIQEVIKFVADATGKTILVDPKVRGQVRVISQDAVNKEELYELFLSMMDVQGFTAVENGNVVRIVPNRDARSLPVPTDLGSNPLGDDTYVTQVLKLENISASKVLPTLRPLVPQHGHLSAYDPSNAIIVTDTRSNILRLKEIIAQIDQSSVVETELIELEFALAEDVARAVTQIEKPGAGEGGQSELTVVPDNRINAVLVHGDDLQRQRIRMLVERLDRPRTKDSNVRVVYLKYAKAENVAQVLNGVMQNIARSEEGGNNNARRQETNVQADEDTNSLLITANSDTMESLLAVIDSLDIRRAQVLVEAIIVEVEDSDGRELGIQWMYRDDKRGFGSSTTGSGQLGAIGQGALDDSDDGLVSLAGSLSQTQGQVFGIGRLGERTDFLGILNMLQENSSTNILSTPNLLTTDNHTASISVGQNVPFATGSYASTGGNSNPGNPFRTIERRDVGILLEVTPHVNAGDSVVLDISQEVSSLSNLNNADGPITNQRKLETQVLAANGETVVLGGLIEEEIQTSVQKVPFLGDVPIMGRLFRNQVDSLSKTNLLVFIRATVIEDDQLLKGATAEKYETLRKQQENRRRAGGMLFSSDEIPMLPEWQEKVEDAERIRMMSEEREEDQADGAEE from the coding sequence GTGCAACGTCTGGCAGGAACTCTAGCAGCGGCTCTGTTCTGCGTCAGCCTCAATGCCTGGGCGCAGCAGACCTGGACGGTGAACTTCAAGGACACCGACATCCAGGAAGTGATCAAATTCGTTGCGGATGCCACCGGCAAGACCATCCTGGTGGACCCCAAAGTGCGGGGCCAGGTGCGGGTCATTTCCCAGGACGCGGTCAATAAAGAAGAGCTGTACGAGCTGTTCCTGTCCATGATGGATGTGCAGGGGTTCACCGCCGTTGAAAATGGCAATGTGGTGCGCATCGTGCCCAACCGGGATGCCCGGTCGCTGCCGGTACCTACTGACCTGGGCTCCAATCCACTTGGGGATGACACCTACGTGACCCAGGTGCTGAAGCTGGAAAATATCAGTGCCTCCAAAGTACTGCCCACCCTGCGTCCGCTGGTTCCCCAGCACGGCCACCTGTCCGCCTATGACCCCAGCAATGCCATCATTGTCACGGACACCCGCTCCAATATTCTGCGTCTGAAAGAAATCATTGCCCAGATTGATCAGTCCTCGGTGGTGGAAACCGAACTGATCGAGCTGGAGTTTGCGCTGGCCGAAGATGTGGCCCGCGCCGTGACCCAGATTGAGAAGCCCGGCGCCGGAGAAGGTGGTCAATCCGAGCTCACCGTGGTGCCGGACAACCGGATCAATGCGGTGCTGGTGCACGGGGATGATCTGCAGCGTCAACGCATCCGCATGCTGGTTGAGCGTCTGGACCGTCCGCGCACCAAAGACAGCAATGTGCGCGTGGTGTATCTCAAGTACGCCAAAGCCGAGAATGTTGCCCAAGTATTGAACGGCGTGATGCAGAACATCGCCCGCTCCGAAGAGGGGGGGAACAACAACGCCCGTCGTCAGGAGACCAATGTCCAGGCCGATGAAGACACCAACTCCCTGCTGATCACCGCCAACAGCGATACCATGGAGTCACTGCTGGCGGTCATCGACAGCCTCGATATTCGTCGCGCCCAGGTGCTGGTCGAAGCGATCATTGTGGAAGTTGAAGACAGTGACGGTCGCGAGCTGGGCATTCAGTGGATGTACCGTGACGACAAGCGCGGCTTCGGCAGTTCCACTACTGGTAGCGGTCAGTTGGGCGCCATCGGTCAGGGTGCGCTGGACGATAGCGACGACGGACTGGTCAGCCTTGCCGGTAGCCTTTCGCAGACTCAAGGTCAGGTATTTGGTATTGGTCGGCTGGGTGAGCGCACCGACTTCCTGGGCATTCTCAACATGCTGCAGGAAAACAGTTCAACCAACATTCTGTCCACGCCCAACCTGTTGACCACCGATAACCATACGGCGTCGATTTCCGTGGGCCAGAACGTGCCTTTCGCCACCGGCTCCTATGCCTCCACGGGCGGTAACAGCAATCCCGGAAACCCCTTCCGGACCATTGAGCGTCGCGACGTGGGTATTCTGCTTGAGGTCACGCCCCACGTGAACGCCGGCGACAGTGTGGTGCTGGATATCTCTCAGGAGGTCTCCAGTCTGTCCAACCTGAATAACGCCGACGGTCCGATCACCAACCAGCGCAAGCTGGAAACCCAGGTGCTGGCCGCCAACGGCGAAACCGTGGTCCTGGGCGGGTTGATTGAGGAGGAAATTCAGACCTCGGTGCAGAAAGTCCCCTTCCTGGGCGATGTGCCGATCATGGGACGCCTGTTCCGTAACCAGGTGGACTCGCTGTCGAAGACCAATCTGCTGGTCTTTATCCGGGCCACCGTGATTGAGGACGACCAGTTGCTTAAAGGGGCGACTGCGGAAAAGTACGAAACGCTACGTAAGCAGCAAGAGAACCGCCGCCGCGCGGGTGGCATGCTGTTCAGTAGCGATGAAATCCCCATGCTTCCGGAGTGGCAGGAAAAAGTCGAAGATGCCGAACGCATTCGCATGATGAGTGAGGAGCGTGAGGAAGACCAGGCCGACGGGGCCGAGGAGTAA
- the ftsY gene encoding signal recognition particle-docking protein FtsY: MLFFKRKKPTPEASEGQEPSSEAPSPEATELVEPSASRESAESGETREAEPQRQPEAVSDPTHDTPEDPKPKKGLLARIKAGLSRTSSHFSEGLGNLILGSKTIDDELLEEIESQLLVADVGYEATTDIIDSLTDRVARKQLNDPESLFKALREQLSELLAPVESPLVIDSSRTPYVILVVGVNGVGKTTTIGKLAKHLQNQDKKVMLAAGDTFRAAAVEQLQVWGERNNVPVIAQHTGADSASVVFDALQAAKARGTDVLIADTAGRLHNKSHLMDELAKVKRVMAKIDETAPHEVLLVLDAGTGQNAVSQAREFIQSAGVTGLVLTKLDGTAKGGVIFALSKEFNLPVRFIGVGEGVDDLQPFAAEPFVNALFGEQRD; the protein is encoded by the coding sequence ATGTTGTTTTTCAAACGCAAGAAGCCTACGCCCGAGGCGTCCGAAGGCCAGGAACCCTCATCCGAGGCGCCGTCACCGGAGGCGACTGAGTTGGTTGAGCCCTCAGCGTCTAGAGAGTCCGCAGAGTCTGGAGAGACCAGAGAGGCCGAGCCTCAGCGCCAACCGGAGGCTGTGTCCGACCCGACCCACGACACCCCGGAAGACCCCAAGCCCAAAAAAGGCCTGTTGGCCCGAATCAAGGCCGGCCTGAGCCGCACCAGCAGCCACTTTTCCGAGGGGCTGGGGAATCTGATTCTGGGCAGCAAGACCATTGACGATGAGCTGCTGGAAGAAATCGAATCCCAATTGCTGGTGGCCGATGTGGGCTATGAGGCCACCACCGACATCATCGACAGCCTGACCGACCGGGTCGCGCGCAAGCAGTTGAATGACCCCGAGTCCCTGTTCAAGGCCCTGCGCGAGCAGTTGTCCGAACTGCTGGCGCCGGTGGAGTCGCCTCTGGTGATTGACTCATCCAGAACCCCCTATGTGATTCTGGTGGTGGGTGTGAACGGCGTGGGTAAAACCACCACCATCGGCAAGCTGGCCAAACATCTGCAAAACCAGGACAAGAAAGTCATGCTCGCCGCCGGGGACACTTTCCGGGCGGCCGCCGTCGAGCAGCTCCAGGTCTGGGGCGAACGCAACAATGTGCCGGTCATCGCCCAGCACACCGGGGCGGACAGTGCCTCGGTGGTGTTCGACGCGTTGCAGGCCGCCAAGGCCCGCGGCACCGACGTGCTGATTGCCGATACGGCCGGGCGACTGCACAACAAAAGTCACCTGATGGACGAGCTGGCCAAGGTCAAGCGGGTCATGGCCAAAATTGACGAGACCGCGCCCCACGAAGTGCTTCTGGTGCTCGATGCCGGCACCGGCCAGAACGCGGTCAGTCAGGCGCGGGAATTCATCCAGTCCGCCGGCGTCACGGGGCTGGTGCTGACCAAGCTCGATGGCACTGCCAAGGGCGGTGTGATCTTCGCGCTCAGCAAGGAGTTCAATTTGCCGGTACGCTTTATCGGTGTCGGCGAGGGGGTGGATGATCTGCAACCCTTTGCCGCCGAACCCTTCGTCAATGCCCTGTTTGGCGAGCAGCGTGACTGA